One stretch of Aquisalimonas asiatica DNA includes these proteins:
- the nth gene encoding endonuclease III: MNKDKRREIFQRLRDHNPAPTTELEYTTAFELLVAVVLSAQATDRGVNKATARLFPVANTPEAILALGEDGLKEHIKTIGLFNSKASNIMKLCRMLVDRHGGEVPRTRGELEALPGVGRKTANVILNTAFGQPTMAVDTHIYRVANRTGLAPGKTVREVEDRLVRWTPKEFLHDAHHWLILHGRYVCVARKPRCGACVIHDLCEYRDKTEE, translated from the coding sequence ATGAACAAGGACAAGCGACGCGAAATCTTCCAGCGCCTGCGCGACCACAACCCGGCGCCCACCACGGAGCTCGAGTACACCACCGCGTTCGAGCTGCTGGTCGCCGTGGTGCTCTCCGCCCAGGCCACCGACCGCGGGGTGAACAAGGCGACGGCCCGACTCTTTCCGGTGGCGAACACCCCGGAGGCGATCCTGGCGCTGGGCGAGGACGGGCTCAAGGAGCACATCAAGACCATCGGCCTGTTCAACAGCAAGGCGTCCAACATCATGAAGCTCTGCCGCATGCTGGTGGACCGGCACGGCGGCGAGGTCCCGCGCACGCGCGGCGAGCTCGAGGCCCTCCCCGGCGTCGGCCGCAAGACCGCCAACGTCATCCTCAACACCGCCTTCGGGCAGCCCACCATGGCCGTGGACACGCACATCTACCGGGTCGCCAACCGCACCGGCCTGGCCCCCGGGAAGACCGTGCGCGAAGTGGAGGACCGACTGGTTCGCTGGACGCCGAAGGAATTTCTACACGATGCCCACCACTGGCTGATCCTGCACGGGCGCTACGTGTGCGTCGCGCGCAAGCCGCGCTGCGGCGCCTGCGTGATCCACGACCTGTGCGAGTACCGCGACAAGACCGAGGAGTAA
- the can gene encoding carbonate dehydratase, whose product MENNRLWSERMQSEDPEFFRRLATQQSPDYLWIGCSDSRAPANQIVGLKPGELFVHRNIANVVTHTDMNCMAVLQFAVKVLKVRHIIVCGHYNCGGVRAALGHAQFGMIDSWLRHIKDIYDYHRLELEALPSEEEQVDRLCELNVSAQVQHVCSTTIVQNAWARGQSLAVHGWVYQLQDGLINDLGVTVRSPDEVPQIYRMNPEE is encoded by the coding sequence ATGGAGAACAACCGGCTCTGGTCGGAGCGGATGCAATCGGAAGATCCGGAGTTCTTTCGAAGACTGGCAACGCAGCAGAGCCCTGATTACTTATGGATCGGGTGTTCCGATAGTCGCGCGCCTGCCAACCAGATCGTGGGGTTGAAGCCGGGCGAGCTTTTTGTGCATCGCAACATTGCCAATGTTGTGACCCATACCGATATGAACTGCATGGCAGTGTTGCAGTTTGCCGTGAAAGTCCTCAAAGTCAGACATATCATCGTCTGCGGCCACTACAACTGTGGTGGGGTTCGGGCTGCATTGGGGCATGCACAGTTCGGCATGATCGACAGCTGGTTGCGTCACATCAAGGATATTTACGACTATCACCGGCTGGAGCTGGAGGCATTGCCCTCCGAGGAAGAACAGGTCGACCGCCTTTGCGAACTCAATGTGTCCGCCCAGGTACAGCATGTGTGTTCGACAACGATTGTTCAGAACGCCTGGGCCCGTGGGCAGTCCCTTGCCGTCCATGGATGGGTGTATCAGTTGCAGGATGGTCTTATCAACGACCTGGGTGTGACGGTTCGCAGTCCGGACGAGGTGCCTCAGATTTATCGAATGAACCCCGAAGAATAA
- a CDS encoding CopG family transcriptional regulator: protein MEKKTARLTVLVDPDKKRAFETLCASQDLTPSQVVRQLIRQYLREHGVSYPAQQDVESSPGRKDLPDGRQE, encoded by the coding sequence ATGGAGAAGAAAACAGCCCGTTTGACTGTCCTGGTTGATCCCGACAAGAAAAGGGCGTTCGAGACCTTGTGCGCCAGTCAGGATCTGACGCCATCTCAGGTTGTTCGCCAGCTGATTCGCCAGTATCTGCGTGAGCACGGAGTCAGCTATCCGGCGCAGCAAGACGTGGAGTCATCGCCGGGAAGAAAGGACTTGCCTGACGGCCGTCAGGAGTAA
- a CDS encoding DUF1841 family protein produces the protein MFSSNRNELRQQYLDAWRKYRDGEPVTPLESMIGEVVAEHPEYHTLLEDPDRAIDADWQPEDGSTNPFLHMGLHLALREQVATDRPAGIRAVHEQLTRRTGSHLEAEHRMMDPLAEAMWEAQRSGGMPDERAYLKALRKVASRRG, from the coding sequence ATGTTCTCCAGCAATCGCAACGAACTCCGCCAGCAGTACCTGGACGCCTGGCGCAAATACCGCGACGGTGAGCCGGTCACGCCGCTCGAGTCCATGATCGGCGAAGTGGTGGCGGAGCATCCGGAGTACCACACCCTGCTCGAGGACCCCGACCGGGCCATCGACGCCGACTGGCAGCCCGAGGACGGTAGCACCAACCCGTTCCTGCACATGGGCCTGCACCTGGCCCTGCGCGAGCAGGTGGCCACGGACCGCCCGGCGGGTATCCGGGCCGTGCACGAGCAACTCACACGCCGGACCGGCAGCCACCTGGAAGCGGAACACCGCATGATGGATCCGTTGGCCGAAGCCATGTGGGAAGCACAGCGCAGTGGCGGCATGCCGGACGAACGGGCCTACCTGAAGGCCCTGCGGAAAGTGGCGTCACGACGGGGATAA
- a CDS encoding FKBP-type peptidyl-prolyl cis-trans isomerase, translating into MQIAKDKVVAIDYTLKDDDGSVLDTSEGKEPLAYLHGSGNIIPGLEKALEGKAEGEEVSVNIPPEEAYGERREDLTQVVPRNMFQGVDELQVGMQFQAQSEGGEQIVTIAAIEGDDVTVDANHPMAGVPLNFDVKVVEVRDATEEEKEHGHAH; encoded by the coding sequence ATGCAGATTGCTAAGGACAAGGTCGTTGCCATCGACTACACGCTGAAGGACGACGACGGCAGCGTCCTGGATACGTCCGAGGGCAAGGAGCCGCTTGCCTACCTGCACGGTTCCGGGAACATCATTCCCGGCCTGGAGAAGGCCCTGGAAGGCAAGGCAGAGGGCGAAGAGGTCAGCGTGAACATTCCGCCGGAAGAGGCCTACGGTGAACGCCGGGAAGACCTCACCCAGGTCGTGCCGCGCAACATGTTCCAGGGCGTGGACGAGCTCCAGGTAGGCATGCAGTTCCAGGCACAGTCCGAAGGTGGCGAGCAGATCGTGACCATCGCTGCCATCGAGGGCGACGATGTCACCGTGGATGCCAACCACCCCATGGCGGGCGTGCCGCTGAACTTCGACGTCAAGGTCGTCGAAGTCCGCGACGCCACCGAAGAAGAGAAAGAGCACGGCCACGCGCACTGA
- the rsxG gene encoding electron transport complex subunit RsxG, with translation MTPRRLLRDMLTAAGLLAVVATVGVGLVALTQQYTADRIDARRAEQTLQQLQAVLPDEHHTNNPAEDVRMVRDPRLGTEQSVPVYRARRNGEAAALVLTVVAPDGYSGPIQLLVAVDTGGEVLGVRVVDHEETPGLGDAIEARRSDWIQGFRGRSLGDPPRDQWTVRRDGGAFDQFTGATITPRAVTRAVARALDYHREHGDALFQDASEDH, from the coding sequence ATGACGCCCCGCCGCCTGCTCCGGGACATGCTCACCGCCGCTGGGTTGCTGGCGGTTGTGGCCACCGTCGGCGTCGGCCTCGTCGCCCTGACCCAGCAGTACACCGCCGACCGGATCGACGCGCGGCGTGCCGAGCAGACGCTGCAGCAGCTCCAGGCCGTGCTCCCCGACGAGCACCATACCAACAACCCTGCCGAGGACGTGCGGATGGTGCGTGACCCGCGACTGGGCACGGAGCAGTCCGTGCCGGTGTATCGCGCACGCCGCAACGGTGAAGCGGCGGCGCTGGTGCTGACGGTGGTCGCGCCGGACGGCTACAGCGGCCCCATCCAACTGCTGGTGGCGGTGGACACGGGCGGCGAGGTGCTCGGTGTCCGTGTGGTCGACCACGAAGAGACGCCGGGGCTCGGTGACGCCATCGAGGCCCGGCGCAGCGACTGGATCCAGGGTTTTCGCGGTCGCAGCCTCGGTGACCCGCCGCGCGACCAGTGGACCGTGCGACGTGACGGCGGCGCGTTCGACCAGTTCACCGGTGCTACCATAACGCCCCGCGCGGTCACACGCGCCGTGGCGCGCGCCCTGGACTACCACCGGGAGCACGGCGACGCCCTGTTTCAGGATGCGAGCGAGGACCACTGA
- the rsxA gene encoding electron transport complex subunit RsxA, producing the protein MTELALILVATVLVNNFVLTQFLGLCPFMGVSRKVETCVGMALATGFVLTLSSVVSYLVNTWVLAPLGIEYLRTIAFILVIAAVVQFTEMVVRYTSPLLHRVLGIFLPLITTNCAVLGVALLNVQQQHSFAASALYGFGAAAGFGLVLILFAGLRERLAVADVPVPFQGAAIALITAGIMSLAFMGFTGLVRL; encoded by the coding sequence ATGACCGAACTCGCACTCATTCTCGTCGCCACGGTGCTGGTCAACAACTTCGTGCTGACCCAGTTCCTGGGGCTGTGCCCGTTCATGGGCGTATCCCGCAAGGTGGAGACGTGCGTGGGCATGGCGCTGGCCACCGGGTTCGTGCTGACGCTCTCTTCTGTCGTGAGTTATCTCGTCAACACGTGGGTGCTCGCGCCCCTGGGCATCGAGTACCTGCGCACCATCGCGTTCATCCTGGTGATCGCGGCGGTGGTGCAGTTCACGGAAATGGTCGTGCGCTACACCAGTCCGTTGCTGCACCGGGTGCTGGGCATCTTCCTGCCGCTGATCACCACCAACTGCGCGGTGCTGGGTGTGGCCCTGCTGAACGTCCAGCAACAGCACAGCTTCGCGGCGTCGGCGCTCTACGGCTTCGGCGCCGCCGCCGGGTTCGGACTGGTGCTGATTCTCTTCGCCGGGTTGCGGGAGCGCCTGGCGGTGGCGGACGTCCCGGTGCCGTTCCAGGGCGCAGCCATCGCGCTGATCACCGCCGGCATCATGTCGCTCGCGTTCATGGGGTTCACCGGGCTGGTGCGCCTGTAG
- the dauA gene encoding C4-dicarboxylic acid transporter DauA, whose product MRIPRVGTGLTASWRAGYRLTDLRHDVLAGLTVGIVAIPLAMALAIATGVPPQHGLYTAIVAGAVIALTGGSRFNVSGPTAAFVVILFPVVQEYGLGGLLLATIMAGLILVSLGAARLGVLIQYVPYPVVLGFTAGIAVVITVLQIPDFLGLATEELGEHFVDNLWRITVALPGISVAELAVGTVTLATLILWPRFRLAIPAPLVGLFVGALAAALINHWPSDVLPDVATIASRFTWEAHGSSGSGIPPVAPELAAPWRFPGPDGAPLDIDFSLIRALLGPAFAIAVLAAIESLLCAVVADGLTRTRHDPNAELIGQGLGNMVVPFFGGITATAAIARTATNIRSGARSPVAAVVHSLVVLLGVVGLAGVLGLVPMAALAALLFVVAWNMSEARHFAHTLRSAPPGDVAILVICFGLTVLFDMVLAVAVGVGLAAALFIRRMALLTESERMDPQDNAVIRDLPRHVAVYDVNGPLFFGAAEKAVASLRLVDPEVRTIIVDMHDVPSMDGTAIVALQSLIDEMHGQGVSLILVGLPARIIVKLRRAGIRKTPGSLTYCRTLGRASMTALRWDGQYSRTSGSRLA is encoded by the coding sequence ATGAGAATCCCCCGGGTCGGCACCGGGCTCACCGCGTCCTGGCGGGCGGGTTATCGTCTTACCGATTTACGGCATGATGTTCTGGCAGGCCTCACCGTCGGGATTGTGGCCATCCCTCTGGCAATGGCACTGGCCATCGCCACGGGAGTTCCACCTCAGCACGGACTCTACACTGCTATCGTTGCCGGAGCGGTCATCGCGCTGACTGGGGGGTCCAGGTTCAACGTCTCCGGCCCGACCGCGGCTTTTGTGGTCATCCTTTTCCCGGTCGTGCAGGAGTACGGTCTTGGTGGCTTGCTTCTTGCGACCATCATGGCTGGTCTGATCCTTGTGAGCTTGGGAGCAGCACGCCTGGGAGTTCTTATCCAGTACGTGCCCTATCCGGTCGTGCTCGGGTTCACCGCGGGAATCGCCGTTGTCATCACAGTGTTGCAGATCCCCGACTTCCTCGGACTAGCCACCGAAGAGCTGGGAGAACACTTCGTCGACAACCTTTGGCGGATAACCGTCGCACTTCCGGGCATCAGCGTTGCGGAACTGGCGGTCGGCACGGTGACCCTTGCCACCCTGATCCTTTGGCCGCGCTTCCGTCTCGCCATACCCGCACCCCTTGTCGGTCTGTTCGTCGGCGCTCTGGCCGCGGCGCTCATCAATCACTGGCCATCTGATGTATTGCCGGACGTTGCAACAATCGCATCCCGTTTTACCTGGGAAGCCCACGGCAGCAGTGGAAGCGGCATTCCTCCAGTCGCGCCGGAACTTGCCGCCCCATGGAGGTTTCCCGGCCCTGATGGCGCGCCGCTTGACATTGACTTCTCACTGATCCGGGCACTGCTGGGGCCGGCATTCGCAATCGCGGTGCTGGCGGCCATTGAGTCCCTTCTTTGCGCAGTCGTGGCCGACGGACTGACACGCACACGCCACGATCCCAATGCGGAGCTCATCGGTCAGGGACTGGGCAACATGGTCGTCCCCTTCTTTGGCGGAATCACCGCCACTGCCGCCATCGCCCGCACCGCAACCAATATCCGCAGCGGCGCACGGTCTCCCGTGGCAGCAGTCGTTCACTCTCTCGTGGTCCTCCTTGGCGTGGTCGGGCTTGCCGGGGTGCTGGGTCTGGTGCCCATGGCCGCTCTCGCGGCACTGCTGTTCGTTGTCGCCTGGAATATGAGCGAAGCCCGCCATTTCGCCCATACCCTGCGTTCGGCACCACCAGGTGATGTGGCAATCCTCGTTATTTGCTTCGGTCTCACGGTCCTGTTCGACATGGTTCTGGCTGTCGCCGTGGGCGTCGGCCTGGCCGCTGCATTATTCATCCGCCGGATGGCACTGCTCACTGAATCGGAACGCATGGATCCGCAGGACAACGCGGTCATCAGGGACTTGCCCCGTCATGTCGCCGTCTACGACGTCAATGGTCCGCTGTTTTTTGGCGCAGCGGAAAAGGCTGTGGCGTCTCTGCGGCTGGTTGATCCGGAGGTCCGTACGATAATCGTCGACATGCATGACGTCCCCAGCATGGACGGCACGGCGATTGTCGCCTTGCAGTCACTGATCGACGAAATGCACGGTCAAGGGGTGTCGCTGATACTGGTTGGCCTGCCGGCACGCATCATCGTCAAGCTGAGACGCGCCGGGATCCGGAAGACGCCGGGCAGCCTCACCTACTGCCGAACGCTGGGACGCGCATCGATGACTGCGCTGCGCTGGGATGGTCAATACTCCAGGACCTCCGGATCCCGGTTGGCGTGA
- a CDS encoding RnfABCDGE type electron transport complex subunit D, translating to MALPTPPAPHIRGDNSVSRIMRRVLYALIPGVVAMAAVFGWGVLINILIAVAVAVACETAMLRLRGKPVALFLNDWSAVVMAVLLALCLPPLLPAWMTATGVAFGLIFGKHLYGGLGYNPFNPAMVGYAMLIIAFPQAMVQWLPPTGLAESALGPLQTLQAIIFGQLPPGLAPDALTHATPLDHVKTRLAEGLTMQELRGGPAFGVVAGSGWEWINLLFLAGGAWLLHVRVIRWQVPAGVIIGLAAPALLVWLINPEQQLSPLFHLLSGGAMLGAFFIATDPVSGATTPWGRLCFGLGVGLLAWIIRTWGGYPDGIAFGVLLMNMAVPLIDRFTRPRIYGHGGP from the coding sequence ATGGCACTGCCTACCCCGCCGGCGCCCCACATCCGTGGCGACAACAGCGTCTCGCGCATCATGCGCCGCGTCCTGTACGCCCTGATCCCCGGCGTCGTCGCCATGGCAGCCGTGTTCGGCTGGGGCGTTCTCATCAACATCCTGATCGCCGTGGCGGTCGCCGTGGCCTGCGAAACCGCAATGCTGCGCCTGCGCGGCAAGCCCGTGGCGCTATTCCTGAACGACTGGAGCGCCGTGGTCATGGCCGTGCTGCTGGCGCTCTGCCTGCCGCCGCTGCTACCGGCCTGGATGACCGCCACCGGCGTGGCGTTCGGCCTGATCTTCGGCAAGCACCTCTACGGCGGACTCGGCTACAACCCCTTTAACCCGGCCATGGTGGGTTACGCCATGCTGATCATCGCCTTCCCCCAGGCCATGGTGCAGTGGCTGCCGCCCACCGGACTCGCCGAGTCCGCGCTCGGCCCCCTGCAGACCCTCCAGGCCATCATCTTCGGCCAGCTGCCGCCGGGACTGGCGCCGGATGCACTGACCCACGCCACGCCCCTGGATCACGTCAAGACCCGTCTCGCCGAAGGGCTCACCATGCAGGAGCTCCGCGGTGGCCCGGCCTTCGGCGTGGTCGCCGGCAGCGGCTGGGAGTGGATCAACCTGCTGTTCCTGGCCGGTGGCGCGTGGCTGCTGCACGTGCGGGTGATTCGCTGGCAGGTCCCGGCCGGGGTGATCATCGGTCTGGCGGCGCCGGCCCTGCTGGTCTGGCTGATCAACCCGGAGCAGCAACTGTCGCCGCTGTTTCACCTGCTCAGCGGCGGCGCGATGCTCGGCGCCTTCTTCATCGCCACGGACCCGGTCTCCGGTGCCACCACACCCTGGGGCCGGCTGTGCTTCGGGCTCGGTGTCGGCCTGCTGGCCTGGATCATTCGCACCTGGGGAGGCTACCCGGACGGGATCGCCTTCGGGGTGCTGCTGATGAACATGGCCGTCCCGCTCATTGACCGCTTCACGCGGCCACGCATCTACGGCCACGGGGGGCCCTGA
- the rsxC gene encoding electron transport complex subunit RsxC produces the protein MSITRALFGFPGGVRLPTHKHASTDSPIATLPVPPELVIPLSQHAGDPARATVSAGDTVHRGTIIGRAPGDFSAAVHASSSGTVTAVENRPVPHPSGLPEPCVVIRTDGHDTCPADGPEALTDWLSVSPARLRRRVADSGVTGLGGATFPAAVKLTPGPDTDVTLLVVNAIECEPWITCDDALLREHAMEVVTGARIMRHILGEPAVVIALEAEKRAALDALNRALDAAGETDMTVTPVPVRYPAGGEKQLIQTLTGREVPSGGLPLDLGILCHNAGTVAAVARAVEHGEPLTERIVTVAGTGVGQPRNFRVRLGTPVHRLIEAAGGYRGQGHRLIVGGPMMGFALEHDNVPVTKGCNCILVTEAHAVPPPEPALPCIRCGDCADACPVRLQPQQLYWHALGRDYESIREDGLFDCIECGACAYVCPSKLPLVGMYRHAKSAIRTADEDQRFAEQARQRYAFRQARLERERQEQAERRRRKKEALQSERGTAAKADRKAEIQAAVARARERKRGGGES, from the coding sequence ATGAGCATCACACGCGCCCTGTTCGGCTTTCCGGGTGGCGTCCGGCTGCCAACCCACAAACACGCCTCCACGGACAGCCCCATCGCCACGCTGCCGGTGCCCCCGGAGCTGGTCATCCCCCTGAGCCAGCACGCCGGCGACCCGGCCAGAGCCACCGTGAGCGCGGGCGACACGGTCCATCGGGGGACGATCATCGGCCGCGCTCCGGGCGACTTCAGCGCCGCCGTGCACGCATCCAGTTCCGGCACGGTCACCGCGGTTGAGAACCGCCCGGTACCTCACCCGTCCGGTCTGCCGGAGCCGTGCGTGGTGATTCGCACCGATGGGCACGATACCTGCCCTGCAGACGGACCCGAGGCACTGACGGACTGGCTCTCGGTATCCCCCGCCCGGCTGCGCCGTCGGGTCGCCGATAGCGGGGTCACCGGGCTGGGCGGCGCCACGTTTCCGGCGGCGGTGAAGCTCACCCCGGGGCCGGACACCGATGTGACGCTGCTCGTGGTCAACGCCATCGAGTGCGAACCGTGGATCACCTGCGACGATGCACTGCTGCGTGAACACGCCATGGAGGTGGTCACCGGCGCCCGGATCATGCGCCACATCCTCGGCGAACCCGCGGTGGTTATCGCCCTGGAAGCAGAGAAGCGCGCGGCGCTGGACGCCCTGAACCGCGCGCTGGACGCCGCCGGGGAGACGGACATGACGGTAACCCCGGTGCCCGTCCGTTATCCGGCCGGCGGCGAGAAGCAACTGATCCAGACACTCACGGGGCGGGAAGTGCCCTCGGGCGGCCTCCCCCTGGACCTGGGCATTCTGTGCCACAACGCCGGCACCGTGGCCGCCGTGGCCCGTGCCGTGGAACACGGCGAGCCGCTCACGGAACGGATCGTGACCGTCGCCGGCACGGGCGTGGGCCAACCACGCAATTTCCGGGTGCGCCTGGGCACACCCGTCCACCGACTCATCGAAGCCGCCGGGGGCTACCGCGGGCAAGGCCACCGCCTGATCGTCGGCGGCCCGATGATGGGCTTCGCCCTGGAGCACGACAACGTTCCGGTCACCAAGGGGTGCAACTGCATTCTCGTGACCGAGGCGCACGCCGTGCCGCCGCCGGAACCCGCCCTGCCCTGCATCCGCTGCGGCGACTGCGCCGACGCGTGCCCCGTGCGCCTGCAACCCCAGCAGCTGTACTGGCACGCCCTGGGGCGGGATTACGAGAGCATCCGCGAAGACGGCCTGTTCGACTGCATCGAGTGCGGCGCCTGCGCCTACGTCTGCCCCAGCAAACTGCCCCTGGTGGGCATGTACCGGCATGCGAAATCGGCGATCCGCACCGCCGACGAGGATCAACGCTTCGCCGAGCAGGCGCGGCAGCGCTACGCCTTCCGCCAGGCGCGGCTTGAACGGGAGCGGCAGGAACAGGCCGAACGCCGACGGCGCAAGAAGGAGGCGCTACAGAGCGAGCGCGGCACCGCCGCGAAGGCGGATCGCAAGGCCGAGATCCAGGCGGCGGTGGCGCGCGCCCGCGAACGCAAGCGCGGTGGAGGCGAGAGCTGA
- a CDS encoding electron transport complex subunit E: protein MAATDFAELARNGLWHNNPGLVQLLGLCPLLAVSNTTVNALALGLATTLVLTGSNVTVSMIRNAARPEIRIPVFVLIIASFVTVVELVMNAFFHQLYLILGIFIPLIVTNCAILGRAEAFASRTTPAPAAFDGLMMGLGFTGVLVALGGLRELLGHGGLLRDAHLLFGDAGRHLTLQLVPVDQGFLLALLPPGAFIGLGLLLALKNVIDSRARRPVPTTQTEPLTTP from the coding sequence ATGGCCGCAACGGATTTCGCCGAGCTGGCGCGCAACGGCCTGTGGCATAACAACCCGGGTCTGGTGCAGCTGCTCGGCCTGTGCCCGCTGCTGGCAGTGAGCAACACCACGGTCAACGCCCTGGCCCTGGGGCTCGCCACCACGCTGGTGCTCACCGGCTCCAACGTCACGGTATCGATGATCCGCAACGCCGCACGGCCGGAGATCCGCATCCCGGTATTCGTGCTGATCATCGCCTCGTTCGTCACGGTGGTGGAGCTGGTGATGAACGCCTTCTTCCACCAGCTGTATCTGATACTGGGCATTTTCATTCCGCTGATCGTCACCAACTGCGCCATTCTTGGCCGCGCCGAGGCGTTTGCCTCGCGCACGACCCCCGCACCGGCCGCCTTCGACGGGCTCATGATGGGTCTCGGTTTCACGGGCGTACTGGTGGCGCTGGGCGGCCTGCGGGAGCTGCTGGGGCATGGCGGCCTGCTGCGCGACGCCCACCTGCTGTTCGGCGACGCCGGCCGGCACCTGACCCTGCAGCTCGTCCCCGTTGATCAGGGATTTCTGCTGGCACTGCTCCCCCCGGGTGCCTTCATCGGCCTGGGGCTGCTGCTGGCCCTGAAGAACGTGATCGACAGCCGTGCCCGCCGCCCGGTACCAACCACACAGACGGAACCATTGACCACGCCATGA
- a CDS encoding hydrolase, whose amino-acid sequence MRMNVDTSCLLVIDVQERLAPAIHEADRVTENAGWLIKVAREVDVPVRVTEQYPQGIGPTIPAIRTLLLDDEIMEKTHFSCMDSDAIRRQLAGLGRRQVVIAGTEAHVCVLQSALGLVREGYEVYVVADAVSSRRESDAIMATERMRGEGIRVVTREMVAFEWLHRADTEVFRRVQQRYIR is encoded by the coding sequence ATGCGGATGAATGTCGATACTTCCTGCCTACTCGTAATCGATGTGCAGGAACGTCTCGCTCCGGCCATTCATGAAGCCGATCGCGTGACGGAAAACGCAGGTTGGTTGATTAAAGTTGCGCGGGAAGTGGACGTGCCAGTCCGTGTCACCGAGCAGTATCCCCAGGGTATCGGTCCCACGATACCGGCCATTCGGACACTGCTTCTTGACGATGAAATAATGGAAAAGACCCATTTCTCCTGTATGGACTCCGACGCCATTCGTCGTCAGCTTGCCGGTCTCGGGCGCCGTCAAGTCGTTATCGCGGGCACGGAGGCGCATGTATGCGTACTGCAGAGTGCCCTGGGGCTTGTCCGCGAGGGCTATGAGGTTTATGTCGTGGCCGACGCCGTTTCGAGCCGCCGCGAATCCGACGCAATCATGGCCACGGAGCGCATGCGAGGGGAGGGCATACGTGTTGTGACACGTGAGATGGTCGCGTTTGAATGGCTGCATCGCGCGGACACAGAGGTGTTTCGACGGGTTCAGCAGCGCTACATCCGGTAA
- the rsxB gene encoding electron transport complex subunit RsxB, whose translation MATAILAIGLLAALFGLLLGYAAVRLRPASDPVVERIDSLLPQTQCAQCGYPGCRPYAEAIASGEADINQCPPGGDTTIRALANLLDREPQPLNTAYGEAKEQATIVRIDENRCIGCTLCIQACPVDAIVGAQRQMHTVIEDLCTGCDLCIDPCPVDCIHPVTVPTTTRNWRWPRPENTPDHAA comes from the coding sequence ATGGCAACGGCAATTCTGGCAATCGGCCTCCTGGCGGCACTATTCGGCCTGCTCCTGGGCTACGCCGCCGTGCGTCTGCGCCCCGCGTCCGACCCGGTGGTGGAGCGCATCGACAGCCTGCTCCCCCAGACCCAGTGCGCCCAGTGCGGCTACCCCGGCTGCCGCCCCTACGCCGAGGCCATCGCCAGCGGCGAGGCGGACATCAACCAGTGTCCGCCCGGCGGCGACACAACCATCCGCGCCCTCGCCAACCTTCTCGACCGGGAACCGCAGCCGCTGAACACCGCCTACGGCGAAGCCAAGGAGCAGGCGACCATCGTGCGCATCGACGAGAACCGCTGCATCGGCTGCACCCTGTGCATCCAGGCCTGCCCGGTGGACGCCATCGTCGGCGCCCAGCGGCAGATGCACACCGTGATCGAGGACCTGTGCACCGGCTGCGACCTGTGCATCGACCCGTGCCCCGTGGACTGCATCCACCCGGTCACGGTGCCCACAACCACCCGCAACTGGCGCTGGCCGCGGCCCGAAAACACCCCTGACCACGCCGCATGA
- a CDS encoding DsrE family protein, which produces MDRHRPRPLTWWNNHLNKKLFALLMLGSLAFGTPTNAEPDNKALDEVMIVVTSRVDHVQGEAMLTAIGLARKQHDVHILLCGQAAALGLRIYLPPALAPRHVSARELMQQAMSYGATASVCHLFLPNSGYKRYTTNDLLPDVDVSDFETTVNKAVIAGDRVVRY; this is translated from the coding sequence ATGGATCGACACCGCCCTCGTCCCTTGACCTGGTGGAACAACCACCTGAACAAGAAACTGTTCGCACTGCTGATGCTTGGGAGTCTGGCCTTCGGCACCCCAACCAATGCTGAGCCGGACAACAAGGCACTGGATGAGGTGATGATCGTCGTAACCAGCCGAGTCGATCACGTACAGGGGGAAGCGATGCTTACGGCGATCGGGTTGGCGCGGAAGCAGCATGACGTCCACATCCTGTTGTGTGGCCAGGCAGCAGCCTTGGGTCTGAGGATTTATCTACCTCCGGCACTTGCCCCACGCCACGTCTCCGCCCGGGAACTCATGCAACAGGCGATGAGCTACGGGGCGACTGCCTCCGTATGTCACTTGTTTCTCCCGAACTCCGGTTACAAGCGATACACGACGAACGACTTGCTGCCGGACGTCGATGTGAGCGACTTCGAGACAACTGTCAACAAGGCCGTCATAGCCGGTGACCGCGTTGTTCGGTACTAG